A window of Ficedula albicollis isolate OC2 chromosome 19, FicAlb1.5, whole genome shotgun sequence genomic DNA:
GTAGCTGATGACTTGAGCCCGGAGCCATGCCCCATCCaggcctggagctgcacagatAATACCAACTGCAAAACAccagagcacagagaagaaaGGCTCAGGATAAGTGGATTTCCAAAAATCAGCACTTCAGGCACgagcagtgctgctcagttACCCATGGAGAACTATCAGCATTTTAGGCTGCTTCCATCTTCCTCCAACAcccccactgccccagcacacCAGGCCTGCAGCTGAGACACAGGACTGGTGGGTTTTACACTCAGCTCTGTCTGCCACAGCTaagctgccctgcccaggcacCCAGTTCCCTTCCAGCCTTTGGGCAGTACCAGCAAGGTGTGTCTCCACAAAGGAATACACAACCCCTTTCCATGTGATGCACCCTTCACACCAGGTGCAGACACGGTGACAGACACAGTGACACTATGAaggtgtgggagcagctccacactTTGTCAGCAGAAATACCCCAGATGCCAGGTTGACTGGAAATAAGCTGAGACAGGCTTGATCTCACTCTGAATTTCAACATGCAGCTGTGTGGCTCAGGAGGTAccccagggatgagcagggtaagggagagcagagcaacGTCTGtactctggcagcagctccaggatgagATGACACGTGAGCTATCACATCCTCATCCATTGGGAACTTCTCATGCCTGACTCTGGGACAACAAGTTTGCACAGGAGCCCAGAACTTTCTCAACAGAACATGTGAGCATCCATGACTTGCCTTCTACTGGAGTGGGCAGGGTTGGAATTTCGGGCTGGGAGTAGCAGGCGAACATCTGCTGGTCGAGGCTGCGCAGCACGTGGAACGTGGGGTGcgtgtgctgctgcaggaacatgTGCCCTGCGTCCACCTGGTGGGCCACCACCACCTCCACGGTGACTCCATCGGGCAGGAACAGCTGCCACGGGGGAAAAACTGTCATGAGTGCTCCTGGCAATGcaagctccagcccagcccagcccgagCCAGGACTCACCCAGGCAGACACCAGCAGGGAGTGAAGCGGCAGCGGCATCGGCGGAGGGAGGGTGTAGATGTTGGTGAGACACAGCTCTTTGAACTTCTTGCCAATCAGGCTCAGGACTTTCTCTACTTGATGGGAGGTCCCTGCAAGACAAAAATCCCATGAGAAGTCTGTAGCATGGATATGCTGAGGACATCTCCAGCCCTGTCACCTGAAGAAATACAACTGCCAGGATCCTCCTGCACTACCTCAGTGTAAGTTTtaacaggttgcccagaggagtTTTGAAAAGCACTGGACTCAGAAGCCACTAAATCCATCTAAATTCCTTGCTCATCTAATTTAGTCCCCCAAGATACATGTTAGGCCATGAATAGAGACACATTCCACTCACCTTCGATGTGACAGACTTGGGAGTCACGGGAATAAGGTAGTGTTGAGACATAAATTTTGGCACCAGACGCTTGCCTCAGGTAGCTCATAAACCTCCCCTGTTTGCCAATCAAGCGGCCAACCAATTCCTTCAGGAGAGGGACGAGAAAGCAACAGTCAGGAAGAGAAATGCAGGCTAAACATCCCCGCTCTCTCTGGCTTTACATCACCCACATTCTCAGCTCCTCTGTCACAGGCAGGATAAACACAAGGCAGTGCTGGACCAGTGCAGAGTTCAGCTGGTCTGGGATCAGTTCAGACCAGTAAGCACAGCTCATTTTGATAATCCCCTGCTCTTAATACCTGTGTACCCTCAAAGCATTGGACTCCCAGACTGGATGGAAGATAATGGGGAATAGCAAGTTCAACGAGCCCCATTCCCCTGGGTATAGCCCTGGAGTGCTGCTTGTTTACAGCTGTGCACTGGCTCTTCACTCCTGTGAGTTCTAACGGGAGCAGAACAATCCAGCCCTCCTGGACTTGCTGCTGATCTccctgggatggcacagagGCAGCACCAGACCAGGAGGACCAGGAGGtggctgtgaggatggtgagcaGGCCAGCAGCTGCTTACCTTTGGGACCTCAATTTCCCAGATAACAAAGTCTGGCTTGCTGGATCCTCCCTCCAGCTTGGCGTTCTGGCGAGCCACTGTCTTCCTCATGGTGCTGCCACTGTCCACAAAATCCACACTATTTACATCTGAACCTACAAGATAGGCACAAGCATTCAGACAGCCTCCAAGACTCACACTTACACTCCCACCCCAAAGGGAAGGGCTGTAGAGTGACCCCACTGCCAGGTGTGCCCACTATGAGGCGTGGTAGGGGGCTGCCTTTTGCCCAAATTTGCCCTGTATTTGAAGAAACAAGATGCAAGAGCTGAAGTGTATTTTGCTCCCAAGCCATCAGCTGGTACCCAGGAGCATTTCTACTTGGGAAAAGGACAAACTCCAACAGCCTCCTCCTGAACAGACCTCGGATACAGCCAGTGTCACACAAGTTTGGTCCTTCCTCCCCCTTGAGAAGCAGAAGCATGAGGATCCTCACTTGTTTGCAAGTATTCAGACCATTGGTGAGAgaccaaagagaaaaatgaaccCAACAGCTGCTTCACATTTGCCACATCTCAATGGCTAACACAGCACAGAGGCTGAGGAAGGCCAagggtgcagctgctggcatTGGCTTTGCAGGCAAAGGGAAGCCTGGACATGAAGGCCAGCTGGGTGACCTCTTGTCCAACACTGCCACCTTTTCAGCTTTACCTGCTGTactcccctctccccaccctcagTGTCTCAGTGCCCCAGGCTCCACAACTCACTCCTGTACTTCTTGTaacagcagcactcacagcaggGCAATACCATTCTCCTCCTGGGGTTACTTCACCAGTGAAAATGTTCCGGGTTCAGTCCTTTATTGCTGGCAAACTCAACCCCCATGCCTTGACACAAGCAGTGTTCCAACTGCTTTGTAGCAATTACAAGAGACATCCCCTGTCATTAAGGGCTGTTGGCACCACAGGGTCCTACAAAGGATTTTAACATCCATCCCCAAGGTCACACAGGCTAACGTTTGCTCAGACAGCTTTGCACGTACTGTGCCAGGCACACATCACCCAGCATCTacaagggaaaagcagcacGGACAGATGGGGGAACTCCATGAATATTGCTGCCTGTTGGGATTTCTTGGCATGCACCTGCCCCTCTGAACAAAAAGGCTTCAGGGTAATTGCTCTGCAACCAGCTGATCTTATCACAATTCatcagagctctgctctggctcctccagcagcacctcagaaCCTGCCTCACCttcctgtcagcagcagcccaTAAACAGGGCTCAGCACCCCGGGGCTCCTAGGGGTCACCAGAAACCACTGGTTTGAGGTCTCACACCTGCAAGCTGCTGCCCAGCAATGCTTGCTCACTACATTTTTGCAGGAGGATTTTCCAGTCCCTTACCTTCCGAGTGATCTCCATCCGTCCCTGGCGCGCTGCTGCACTCCTGACTCGGCTCTGGCCCCTCCTCTCTCAGGATCCCATTGCTGTAGGGCACTGTGCTGCCCTcgggcagccctggagcacaggggCTCTCTCCTGGCAccaagctctgctcagcagatgTGTCTGGGGCTGAGGATGTGCTCAGTGAGTCcgagtgctgctctgctgtgacagacagcactgtgctctgcaggggctCCTCTACACTCGTCTCGCCTCcgggtgtgtgtgtgccataCCCAGAGTCCTCCAGGGCTACAGGTGACTTTTCCAGAGAGTTCTCCACATGAGTCCTACCAACTCCTGGGGACTCCCTGCACGCCTGGCTCTTCACCCCACAGTCCTCCATGTTCTCCTGAACAGGGCTGGCCCCACAGCCGTGTGATGAGCAATCTGTCACACCCTgaccctgctcctctgcactgctccctgcagccgCGCTCTCatcagctgctgtggctccctCCACCAGCacctgagcagaggcagcaacACTCTCCATCCCCAGAGGAGCCTCAGcttggctggcagcagcctggcagagccaaGAGGATGCATCACCTGCAGAACCCGACAGCACTTCCTCAGTTGCTGCCAAAATGACCTTGGAAATTATCTGTATTGCTACCTGCTCAATTTTCTCAACTTCCTTGTCCAAACTCACTCCTCCAATCTTCTCTCTTTCCAACTCATCTCCTTTTGGCTGTGTGTCCTTCTGACACACGGGTACAGTACCAGTGATTGACTCTGACATCTCTTCTTCCCTGGACTGCTTTGGACAGGCAGACTCTGAACTCCCTGGTAACACACTCACTGCAGAATCCTCGTGACCTGACACAATTTCAGCTTCATTGAGAAAGGCTTGTGGGGCACTGGCTTCCTTCTCCAATCCCAAGCAACAGGCTGTCACAGAGCCAGCATCTGACTGCACAATTCCTGgcatctgcttttccttgggGGGCTTAAAGGAAGACTCATCcaactgctctgtgctgctgctgtcctccCTGACTCCCAAAGTCTCCCGTGCCAGGGGCGGCTGCTGGCCTGGGTTTGCCCCTGAGCCTTGCCCCAGCGCGGGGCCCAGCACCCCATGGTCCCGCTCTGTGCTCTCAGAGGGCAGAGGGAGCGAAGCACGAGCAGGGACAGCGCTGCCCTCTCCACATCCTATCGATTCCAGCTTTTCACTGTCGTCCTGGCGGGGGCAGGGCGTGGCTGTCGCTGCTGACAGCCCcggcgggggcggggggggggggggggggggggggggggggggggggggggggggggggggggggggggggggggggggggggggggggggggggggggggggggggggggggggggggggggggggggggggggggggggggggggggggggggggggggggggggggggggggggggggggggggggggggggggggggggggggggggggggggggggggggggggggggggggggggggggggggggggggggggggggggggggggggggggggggggggggggggggggggggggggggggggggggggggggggggggggggggggggggggggggggggggggggggggggggggggggggggggggggggggggggggggggggggggggggggggggggggggggggggggggggggggggggggggggggggggggggggggggggggggggggggggggggggggggggggggggggggggggggggggggggggggggggggggggggggggggggggggggggggggggggggggggggggggggggggggggggggggggggggggggggggggggggggggggggggggggggggggggggggggggggggggggggggggggggggggggggggggggggggggggggggggggggggggggggggggggggggggggggggggggggggggggggggggggggggggggggggggggggggggggggggggggggggggggggggggggggggggggggggggggggggggggggggggggggggggggggggggggggggggggggggggggggggggggggggggggggggggggggggggggggggggggggggggggggggggggggggggggggggggggggggggggggggggggggggggggggggggggggggggggggggggggggggctgtcgCTGCTGACAGCCCCGGCGGGTCCCGGGGCAGGTCCCGGGGGAGATCCGGCCTCTCGAGAGCTGGGCGCAGGGGAGAGGGCGTCGtcggggggctgggggctgggctgggggctgggctgggggctgggctgggggctggcttCTGCAGGCACTCCTGCTCTGACAGCGCAGGCAGTCTGCGAGGAACACATGCTTCTGCTTTGGGACGTGAACCGCTCTCTGGAACTGCTTCCTGCTTCTCCCTTTCAATGGCTATTGCTTGCTGGCTGCAATAGCCCGAGTGCTTTTTTCTCCAGGAATAGATCCACCAGCAGCCAAGAAGTGCCAGCACTCCGGGAATGGCATAGGGGACGAAATTGCGGAAGCGTAGAGCCATCttacagagctgcagcagttACACCTAGGAGAAACAGAAATCACATTAAAATAGTCCCAGGGAAGGTGACAGGAAGGCTGAGGTCCCGTAAGTGAATGAGCCATTGCTGTTAGCAAGGTCAGGcttgttttccagctgctccagaaattcacatctctgctctgccagcacaccACAGAACAAGATCCTTACCCAGGACTAGGGATATCTGAACATGTCTCATCATTACACTCAATGATTTCACCCTTCTTCACCTCTGTTTAATTTCCCCTCGCCTCCCCTGCAGGTCAGTCCTGCCCCCAGgccagcctccagcacagcaggttcctccagcacagggctgggctcagagcccagctggacCACAGCATTCCTtggcacacagcagggctccccagctctcccctcGACAGGCAGCACCCCATTCCCGAGAGCTCTGGACTCTGACAACACACACTTCTGTAAAGACTAAGGAATGCAGCTCCAAAGTTTATTCAAATCCACTGCACTGCCACTCTCCTGACTCAAAAGCTGACagctctcccttttcctctgcgAGGCCTGTGACCTCCTTCCCACCTGGACACCCAGTCGTGCTCCTTCACTGCAAGCCTCACCTGGGTCACAAGAGGCAGGGCTGACatgcctttccttctccttaaGGAAGGTCTGCAACTGgagtgcagagctgagctgttaCCACATCCCAACAGCCTTGCTGCAAAGCACTCACTTAGTTTATATTTGCACTGCACTGGAATTAAAGCAAAACACCACGTGTCTGAGGGTGCTTACACAGACAGGCTTTAATCCAAACAGCCCTCAAGACTCTTGCCAGCaagcaacaaaaatacagaTTGTTTTCAGGAGATAGCAAAGTCTTAGAAATGGGTGCCACCCACTGGAAAAGAGCATTATCTGGTTCCTCTTCAGAAACATAACATTTCTATGACAAGACAGAACAACCAAGGCAGTCAGCCCCACGCTCAGTGTGCCTCAACGAAAAATCCCCTTCTGTTATCAGGACTAACACCCCAatcacagctcccagtgcaaCACTCCTTCAGGCCACAATCTCCACAAGGAGCTGATGACATTCTAGCTGAGGGGCAAAACCATGCCTCCCTCGGGCTCAAAATCAGTGTCAGAGCTTCAGATAATTTCATATTCACCCCAGATTTCTCACCTCCTCCAGGCACACTCTCCATTCCACAGGAGCATCCACACAACTTCACCCACACTAGCTCAGACCCTGACTTGCTTCCTGCAGGGCCCAGACACTGAGACACacaaatgaatgaatgaatggcAAAGGCAGGGACTAGAAAATTGTTTCTTCAATCCCAAACGAAAGGTCAGCTGCAGACACAATTTAAGTTCAGTAATATTCCCAGTACACCACAAATAAGGCATTTATGTTGTTCTACACGGGAGACTTTCGCGCTCATCAGACATTTGTACCTGATCAAATAAACCAAGTAACTAAGAAGTAACTAaatcccagttcctcccagctGGCTGTATGCAGTCAGGGAGCAGGGCTCACTGCTGAGGGTGAACCCTCTGTTAATGGCAACATCTGGGATCTTGgaattaaaaaaccaacaaacctaTGCAGTATTgtggctgctctgtgtctgGAAGCTGGGAAACAGAAAGGGTGAAGCCTGTACATTCCCAAGACAAAAGGCTCCCCTTGATGCTGCCCAGCACAATGGCACATTGTGAGCTGTGAGTGCTCATCTGCTGCGTGCCCAAGTAGTTGTAATTAATGCAGAACTACCCTACAAGCTGTCTCTCAGGCGTACTACAAACCCAAATTAAAGTAGCTCACATAAATCCATTCCCAGCAAGCATTCCCAATTAAACAGACAGCCCTATTATTATCTGATTCCCTACTAAGTTGCACCAACTGTCCAAACCATAgtcccacacagctctgcagcacagggagacagtTGCAGGATGCCCCAGAGGGACAAGCCTGTCCTAAAATCTGGCAGACAAAACAGTTCTGTGAGTCATTCTGAACATTATCATCATTTAGGACAAAGATCTTCACTCCAATGTGATACCTGGATGAGTGGGGACTGCTGGATTAGCTGAGAGCTCTTTGCAACGCTCGTTTGATTTCATGttttcaatttattattttagccAGAGCTGCATCACTACCAGGATCATGTTCACCAGGAATTCCACATCCTCCCATCAGTTAGAGCAGGCTGAAAGGCAGTGGCTCTGCACAAGATGCCAGCAGACATCCTGGAGTGCTGGGTTGGCTGGGGAACAGCTCAACACCAACAAACATCTCCTCACACAGACCTGGCAGgaaggctctggctgctggatCTTGCCATGCTGGTCACAGCCTGGCTGATGCCTGAGGACAGCAGCTCAAACCTGCCCATCCCAagggctgtgacactgctccTCCTCCACTCATCCCCCAGGAGAGCTCCCAAAGCCCAGAGCCActtcccagcctgtcccagagcagccaaggcatctccctgctgctgatCTGACAGTCAGCTCAGGACTGCAGGGCAAGGCATCACTTTAACACGTTGGGGGAAGAAAGCCTGGGATTTTCCTGCCAGCAGTAGGACAGAAAATGGCAACATGTCAAATCACATGCCCTCAGGCAGTGCCAagaggagggagcacagcccagcaggccCCTCGCTCTCCTCCGGGCAGGAGGAGccagctgggaaatgcagcagccccagaggctttgggcaggagaggagcagcctgcaggagccAGAAGCCCCAGAAAACACTGCAAGCCCTCCCAAGGGGCAGGGCCCCAAGAGCCCAGCACCAAAAATAGTGCAGAGCTCAGGCACTGTATGCGCtcaccccagctccagccacttCCACCTCCCTCTGGCACGCCGGGAATCCAGCCCAAATGTCACACCTTGGATcatggggctggggagctgcagcgAGGGCTGGGACTTCTCCAGCCTGCTAAATAATGCCCACAGCACAGGATGGGATCAAGGCACCAAGGGGAGAGTAGGGGTCAGTTCTCCAAACCTGTGTCCTGACTTGATTTATGGAAAACTGCTGGTAAAAGAGCAAGGAGATGAAGACAAGAAAGAATGCACACATTACCTACCTGAGAAAAAAGCCAAGGGCAGCCAATTTACTCTACTCGTTTACATTAGGGTCCCAGAGCAGTTCTAAGCCACCTTGTTTCCTGGCCAggacacagagcccagagcactcACAGCCTTATAAGGTCAGAAATGTTCTCAGCACGAGGATCCCGGGGACGCCAGATAATTCATTCTCCAGGTCCGAGAGGAGCTCAGCAAGCACTTGCTGGGAATCTCAGCGTGTCCTACACACAAGGAGGTCTGTTCTGAGGGCAAGCTGCTCCGAGTCTCCTCCAGGAGAGAGGCCAGGATGACTCCCAAGTGCCTGAGCCCCCATGCTCTGCAGGGACGCAccctcagccactcctggctcctctgctctgcacttgAGAGGTTTCCAAACCCTGAAAGCTGTGGAAATCAAGGCTGGAATTAAAGCCTGTCCTAAAGGATCACAGAGCAAATTGGAAATGCAGCTTCAACAGCAAGGCCAGGATGCCTCCTGACAAACCCTGTAGTTAGTGAAGCAGCACTCGGGAAATAAATACTATCTGGGTGAAAGAGAACTGGACAGGCTGGCATGGTTCAAACTAAATGGGACCACGTGGGCTCTTAAATTTTTCCATGCTAAAAATAACTGGTAGCACATGCTCTGCCTTATAGGAGGCATAGGAACAGGAGTTAACAAAAACCTAAGGAACTGGAGGCCTTACTGTTaagattaaaataagaaaaattgcTGCACTGAAAGAGATGTGAGGACTTACATAACCCACCCTTGGCATGAGGCGTATTTTCATCGAAAGCTGAACTGGCACATGGCACTGCATTATCTAACTGCAGCTTCTTTGTGCCTCATACAAGATGAAGGAGGCAGAACATCCACAAGGAGGGACCTGCTGTcaggtcctgctgcagcacgtgctcccagctgctccagctgcagagcacagggggTTTTCTCCCATGCaggtcagcagcagcctgagttTACAGGAGGGAGCTGTGAAGCCACAGCAGCCTGCCAGCCCGTGCACCACACACCCTGCATCACCAGGGTGTCACTCCAGATTCCACAGCCCGCCCAGCCCTCTCCCAGCCAGCCTGCAGTACCCCCTCAAACCCaacagcacccagagctccgACTGCGTGACTCAGGAGCTACAAACACCAGAGACAGGTAGGAGCCAGGCCAGCAAGATCTCACACTGGGTGGCACTTGTTTTAAAAGAAGCCAACAGGGAAGTCTCCCTGTACTTAACTAATTAAAGGCAAGTGCTCTGCAGCAATTTCTGCTTCAAACAGTAGCACTGAAAGACTAGAACAGCAAGGGATGGCCCTTAAGCAACAGCACCTTTCCACAGCCCAGTGCACATGGGCTATGAGCCCAAGAAACAGGCTCCTCTCTGAATGAAAGCCACCAGTGAAGCCACTCCACAACCTCAGAGTATTTAAGAACCAGTAGTCTCCTATTTGCAAAGGATAAATTGCGACttaaagaaaaggctgaaaaagctTGTTGCTGTAGAATTAAACTAGTGCTCTGGAACAAGAAACACCACTAACACCAGTCTGTCTTTTATCTCTGAGATAAGAACTGCTTTCAGTGTAATCAGCATCAGTGCTGTTCCTCCAGGAGCTCAGtccccctctgcagctggagctgccacacTGATTGTTggttctgtgtgttttctcccactcagcagcccagccctggcccagcacagctcccacagcagcctctggacCAATGCAGGAC
This region includes:
- the AKAP1 gene encoding A-kinase anchor protein 1, mitochondrial, translated to MALRFRNFVPYAIPGVLALLGCWWIYSWRKKHSGYCSQQAIAIEREKQEAVPESGSRPKAEACVPRRLPALSEQECLQKPAPSPAPSPAPSPAPSPPTTPSPLRPALERPDLPRDLPRDPPGLSAATATPCPRQDDSEKLESIGCGEGSAVPARASLPLPSESTERDHGVLGPALGQGSGANPGQQPPLARETLGVREDSSSTEQLDESSFKPPKEKQMPGIVQSDAGSVTACCLGLEKEASAPQAFLNEAEIVSGHEDSAVSVLPGSSESACPKQSREEEMSESITGTVPVCQKDTQPKGDELEREKIGGVSLDKEVEKIEQVAIQIISKVILAATEEVLSGSAGDASSWLCQAAASQAEAPLGMESVAASAQVLVEGATAADESAAAGSSAEEQGQGVTDCSSHGCGASPVQENMEDCGVKSQACRESPGVGRTHVENSLEKSPVALEDSGYGTHTPGGETSVEEPLQSTVLSVTAEQHSDSLSTSSAPDTSAEQSLVPGESPCAPGLPEGSTVPYSNGILREEGPEPSQECSSAPGTDGDHSEGSDVNSVDFVDSGSTMRKTVARQNAKLEGGSSKPDFVIWEIEVPKELVGRLIGKQGRFMSYLRQASGAKIYVSTLPYSRDSQVCHIEGTSHQVEKVLSLIGKKFKELCLTNIYTLPPPMPLPLHSLLVSAWLFLPDGVTVEVVVAHQVDAGHMFLQQHTHPTFHVLRSLDQQMFACYSQPEIPTLPTPVEVGIICAAPGLDGAWLRAQVISYFEETDEVELKYVDYGGYDKVKVDTLRQIRSDFLTLPFQGAEVLLDNVVPFPDEDHFSPEADAAVSEMTRGAVLVAQVTNYDSVSGLPLIQLWNLMGDEMVSINRTLVERGFARRWLDY